One window from the genome of Sphingomicrobium arenosum encodes:
- a CDS encoding proton-translocating transhydrogenase family protein, with the protein MDFISILSIFVLACFVGYYVVWSVTPALHTPLMAVTNAISSVIIVGALIAAAASGNAVAKWLGLIGVVLASINIFGGFAVTQRMLAMYKKKERK; encoded by the coding sequence ATGGACTTCATTTCCATCCTGTCGATTTTCGTGCTCGCCTGTTTCGTCGGCTATTATGTCGTCTGGTCGGTGACGCCCGCCCTCCACACGCCGTTGATGGCAGTGACCAACGCGATTTCGAGCGTCATTATCGTCGGCGCGCTGATCGCCGCCGCAGCTTCGGGCAATGCCGTGGCCAAGTGGCTCGGCCTCATCGGCGTCGTGCTCGCCTCGATCAACATCTTCGGCGGCTTCGCCGTGACCCAGCGCATGCTGGCGATGTATAAGAAGAAGGAGCGCAAGTGA